Below is a window of Nicotiana tabacum cultivar K326 chromosome 19, ASM71507v2, whole genome shotgun sequence DNA.
cataaaatttatgagaatttagcaattcaagaaaatgaacaaccatctctcgaagtgtgaggacccaaaatatcatctttaaatttaataagtaattctatgttctaagacctcgaaaagcaccatttattattcctcgacttgcgtgagcagtccgtaaaattttccagaaagttttcatgtgaaaaaatgaattaaaatgtgaaatagagctttaaaactcaactaagttgactttggtcaacattttgagcaaacggacctagatcagtgttttgacaattctggtaggtccgtatcgtaatttggaacttgggcgtatgcccggaatcgaattccgaggtccctagctcgagatatggaattttgaagaaaaattaaaagcttgaaagcttaatgatttctaagaaattactgatgttggatttattgacatcgggtccgtattttagtttcggagcccggtataggtccactataatatttattatgtgtctaccgaatttggtgagaatcagagttgatttgacgtgattcggacgtccggttataaaaatataagttttaaagttttcttgaaaacttcctttgatttggtgtccgattcgtagttccaggtgttattttggcgatttgatcacgcgagcaagttcgtatgatgtgttaagacttgtgtgcatatttggtttggaaccccgagggctcgggtgagtttcggataggctacgggatgattttggacttaagaaatctggttttctgcagatttcaggcttctggtgtgtccttcttcgcgttcgcgaaggtactctcgcgaacgcgaagagcaaattggggctggcacgttttgtgcttcgcgttcgcgacatagcgaccgcgttcacgaaggcttgaggttcaaagcttcgccttcgcgatagaagcctcgcgttcgcgaagggtcgagCTGCAAAGTTTCGCGTTCGCAATCGAAcccccgcattcgcgaagggaaagagacaGGACAGgaaaattagccttcgcgttcgcgaggcagccctcgcgttcgcgaagagtaaaattggacagcataaaatttgtgcttcgcgaacgcgaggcactaacCGCATTCTCGAAGGGTAAAAATctcagaaacagaacttaagttctggaaaatgggattcgtctcattttcaacccttttccatttttgagctcgggtaaggcgatttttgggcgatttttacggaaaaatattagggtaagtgttccttatcctatattgattatatttcatgatttcatactcatttatatcatgaatccgtgaatttatggaagaaaaatcagatttttataaaatcttccaaaaacgaaaaattaagatttgaaggtccatttgatatcggaattggacaaatttggtatggttgaactcgtatcggaacgggtgtccggattttgtgagtttttccgggatttgaggcgtgggtcccactgtcgaatataataataaatttcagatttttatccggaaaatttataaattcatatggaattaattcctatgattcatattgaatatatcaaattgtttgtgaatagatttgaagctttcggaggcaaatttaaaaggaaaagttgtgatcgaataattgattggaatttgcaaagcaagataagtgtcgtggttaaccttgacttgagggaatagaacccttaaattatttgttatgtgaattgcatgtgaacgacgtataggcgaggtgacgagtgtctatacgtcgtcaaattaattgtttgcctgcttacttaaaaaatcataaattatttttaatcataaattaattattataataattatttctctcttattctttgtcaaatattaattcttgaattcttgcattaattgttacatgctatttgaattatgtgccttaattgttatttgacatttagcatattaaatattaaactgcttatttgttccatgatttccataataatttgctatttgtcattgtttccttcataattaaatcataattattatatgcttgttgtcttataattttatatgaattgttacatttattgggaaaatttcttctataagaatttgtgaatgaatatgttggaggagcgggttgcacgccgcaacaggattgattataatgaatatattggaggatcgggttgcacgccgcaacagacttattaaaagtcaatattgtggatcgggttgcacgccgcaacagacttattaaaagttaatattgtggatcgggttgcacgccgcaacagacttattaaaagtcaatattgtagatcgggttgcacgccgcaacagacttattaaaagttcatattggaggatcgagttgcacgccgcaacaaatttgattaaaatgaatatattggagaagcgggttgcacgccgcaacagaatcgAATGgaaaatattgggagagcgggttgcacgctgcaacagaattgaatgtgaatatattgtgagagcgggttgcacgctgcaacagaattggttgaaataataatggattatgactgctgagttggcttcaattattatacatgtgttacctgatttattctattatttttggttgttattaatattgcgtacaggttaatgtacatgaaccgccttagcctcgtcactacttcgtcgaggttagactcagcacttactagtacatggggtcggttgtactgatactacactctgcacttcttgtgcagattttggagttggtcccaacggcgtaccatagacttgctcggatttcagcaaccagaggagacttgaggtataactgcatggcgtccgcagttctgaagtccccgtctattttagtttggctgtgtgtttattttcagacaactttactttattcagaccttttatttgtatttattctagaaactcgtgcacttgtgataccaattctgggatggtatttagacaccgttgtgtttatggattattcactatatttcaaacttgctTCCACATTTGTTCTtggattattaataaatttaaaaactgtttaaaaattggttaatattattctaacattggcttgcctagcaagtgaaatgttaggcgtcatcacgatccgaaggtgaaaatttcgggtcgtgacacgaagactgccaagctaacatatattcttatgttagatcaacgtttgataaatataaatctatgggaACAACATGtggtgaaactgctccttctacttctaagtctagagtaAAAGTTCTATATgaagatatggatgatataacaggttttgattccactattgatgatgaacttgattcttatcttaatcaaggattggaaagtattaaagacgaagaaggcaatgaacaacttttggcatggtggagggagcgtggcaagacttttccaacactttcaataatGGCCCGAAATATCCTTGCTATTccagcatcatcagtagcatcggagagtgcttttagcgcggtaagatttcaaatcggagatcatagacattcattagcggaggacaacctagagatttccgtattattcagagattggattaattcagaaaaaagaaatcttggttttgaaaatttaaccactagggaagaagaagaatacaatgagatacttagcactgggagcGATGACGACATGGAACTcgtggaacatcaatcaacattgccaattccagaacaatgtccgagagcaattatagataagttacaacgaagTTATATAGGAACTTataaatattagtatgataatttgtaattggctactaagatgcctagttcaaacagaacccttcctaaAAGGTGGCTGCGTggattaggtgctcttcaaaagaattaaatttgtatgttctattaataaaataaaaggctctaagcgttgaatgttttttatgaattgtcttacactcttacttagttacttaatggcttgaaattatattaaataaactataactctattataaatttataattactagaatatttcattacaagtcttttgtattaatattttataattctttacttagttttttAATTTccgtttaatttttaagtttattaaataagtcaaaaaactagccgttgcaaactttaaaaacttagtcattgtcaaaaaAAATACTCGTTGCCAAACTTAAtgcttaattttttattttttttaaaacggcACTTAAGGCTCGCgaacccgtcccgtcccatcttgtttgttagcgggacgggatgggcctaccgttacgtcccgtttgtcccgtcccatcccgtttgttagcgggacagGATGGGCCTaccatttcgtcccgtttgtcccgtcccgtccctGCTAAATATCGTCCCGTCCAGTCCCGTCCCGTTAAttttgtcccgtcccgtcccgtcccgttggatAGCCATAGTTGTAACTATTGTTGGGCTTAggtttttttgaaagatttcattAGAGATAGAAGAATATGATGATAATTGGTATCAAAGATTAAAGGAAGGTTATGGCAAGGAAATGATTTCAGGTAAAGTTTATCATTGTCCATTCTATACtggaagaaaaagaagcaagCCTACAACATTAAAGATCTTGTGCAACATTGTTCAGGAGTGAGCAAAGGCTCAAAAGAAAGgtactaaagaaatattttggagTATAAGTTTATCGAAAAAAATCCGATAAATCCGAGAaacccgagattgaaaaacccgacttttgttggtttggtttgatctATAGATTTAAAAACCCAATATAgatggtttgatttggttttgataaaaaccgaaccaacccggtccatgtacacctctagaactacgtataaattcaactctatccgtttttcgggtaaacaaaccGTTTACGTACTACCAGCTAAAAGATTAGTGTTTATAAGAAGAAAATTGGAATATTAGATATATAACCACAAAAGTTATTAGAGAAATTAGCGTatattctgaaaattggaatataAAAGTTATTAGAGAAATTAGCTTatattctgaaaattggaatattAGATATATAACCACAAAAGTTATTAGAGAAATTAGCGTATATTCTCTCTTCAACTTATTACTTAATTAATCATGATAAATTACCAGGTGGGGATAACTTTCCTCCAAATAAGATCCTTGTGGTTTCAATTCAATCATCTAAAGTAAAAACTgttttgataattaaattatttaaaaaaaaataagtaatgACCTTAGATTGTAGTTGTCTCCCTTCGTATGAAAATTGCCAGCTTGTGGTGGCCGGTTCTATTTGGGTTTTTCGAATACTTAAAAAAGTACGTTCTCCGTTTTAAGTTGTGTTACTATCTTCTTTTTAAGTATATTTCAAAAACATTATCACctttatatatttagtaaaatttaatttaaaCGTTCTCATTTTATCATTATTGACACTCGACACTCCTTGTAGGTTTGATATAATATGGAGATGACAAGATTCAAATGGTACTTTTAGGTACATTATACACACCTTAAAAATCACATCATTTAAAAGTTTTTTTCTGTATTCTTGAACTTCAGTCcaaatatgatatatatatatatatatatatatatatgtgtgtgtgtgtgtgtgtgtgtgtgtgtgtgtgttaagaaattaatcatatatttataaacagaggcggatccaggatttaaatcctatgggttcaattttaaaatttttaacattgaacccattatatttttaaagttatgggttcatatctattatttttatagttttaatgaatttttacatataaatttttactccgcgtcgaaagttatgggttcagttgaacccgtagccGCCAAGCTACATCCGCctctatttataaatatttaactgTAAATCCAATTATTATTGTACTTTTAGCTTGAGGATGTTATAAGAATTCATAAACCTTAAATTTTAAATCTGCATATGAGAGTGAGTATATAGTGTTAAAATGAAGTCTTTAAGTCAAACAATGTAGCTAGAGTTATTTGACTTGAAACTTTCTAGATAATTTTGAACATCACGAGAGAGGACATTAACTTCTTCAGTCCCACTTTTAAATAGTTGTGACAGCGCCATAGACGAAATATGAATTGACAAAAATAGTTTGTTAAAATACGATTACATAATAAATTAGATTTAAATTCTTAAGGCGTGTGAGTACGCGTTAGGACCCGACTAATTTTTAAACCAAATTTgcagaaaataatacaaaatttaAAGGTGCTAAGTGGTTTAAAGGAAAGACGGAAGCGGAGGTAGAGCCAGAATTTGTAATTTATCGGTTCTAGCTAATCATATTTTTTTATGCTTACTTGGTTATGGATcaattatttatacatattaaaCAAGTTTtaacaaaattataaattttgagTCAAAACTATTGAATTCTGCTAACTATAATTGTTGATACAACGTTTTATCTATCATATAATGGGCATTAGCACCAACCACAAAACTAGTTAAGTCCTATGAATTTCTACTTTAGTACTTACAGAAATTAAAGAGAATTAAATTTAGATTATATGTAAGAAATGAACATATTCTGATCATTTAGCTATCTAAACATAATAACATATGTACTGTAAGTCTGTTTCTAATTCTCGATAATTTGGACACCTCGAGACTCGAGTCCATTCATTACGTGTTGGGGTTTCATTAATAAAAGGCAAATACGAGATGATTTGCTAATGATAAGGATATAATGGACCAAATAAAATGAAACTATATACTCTCTctattcacttttacttgtccactattctaaaaataaattttcactTTTAGTTATTCACtttcgcatatcaagagaaaaatagtttattttttctgttttgcccttagcattaattactcatttcaaattatttttcaaagtaCATTAAGACTATAcaccaattaatatgggtatcatgctaattatgcactttatttattatttcttaattaAGAGTGTGCAAAGTCAATAGTGGACAAGCAAAAGTAAACGATGGAGTAAAAAGTAATATAAATTACAATagttaacaatttaaaatatataaaaggcaTATAAAAATTTCTGGTCAAAGAAAAACTTATTTGACTCTCGAAATTCAAGTTCTGCCATATAAATTGAGACGGAGAGAGCAGGTTTTTTAtggtaaaaaattatttattctattattgtatataaattaattttttatacaTTATAGTATACAATTTTGGCTTTGAGAGAAGAAAAAGGTATGTATACGTCAAGGCAGAAGAAAATATATGGACATTTGAAAATATATACGGCGCAGCAAAAATTATTTTGCTTTTTTGTGACAAACTTTAACAACCAGCCAGCTTAGCTTTTCATCATTCACATTATGAGTGATGAGACTTAGAAAGAAAGTAATTTGTCCAAAATAATAAAAACTTGAAAGTAAAGCTTCTTATTGACACAGGAGGATCCGGATTTAAAAGTAATGGTTTCtaattttacatataaatttatacTCCGTGtcgaaagttatgagttcagtTAAATCGGTAACATCGGTAACCGAAAAGTTACATTTGCCCCTGCTTATTCACCCAGGATGGTGATGGAATAGATAGAATACCTCCATATTTAATTAAATGTCTAGAGTTCGAGATCTTGGAACGGAAAAAATTACAATAGGGAGTGATTCTTCCCTTAAAGAGTCTTATGCGGAGCAAAACTAAATTAATTAGGGTCCCAATATAAATATCGAATAATGAATGAAAACCCCACTATGGAAAAACACTATTATCGCCCCTCCCATGCATGAACGCATTCGTGAACCACATGTTAAGCCATATGAATCAGATTACCTTTAATATATTTCCTTTTACGAgcaaaaaaaagatttaaaaaatcAGACATTTCAAACTTCCATAAAACATTgcaaatacaaaaaagaaaaaaggaaaatattcttgaatttaatttatatatacacactaacaaTACAAAGATTTTATATGATCAGTTTGTTTTATAAGCGACCtaattatattaaatattaatcaTTAACACATAAATCATGAATTTAATATTTCTAATTCTGTCTTTTGTCCCTTACCTTAGTGaagaaacaaagcaacaaaaaaCTAACCAGAAAGAAGAAATCATAAGAGGAATAAAAATCTCAATAATTGCATCTACCATAAGGCAAATATTAGAAAGTCAACACAAAAAATGTGATTTACATTTCTCAATTGTTTACTCGTAAGTAGAATAGACCCACCTCATTCAACCTTTGACCAGTAAACCAAACCAAAAGAACGAATATTTCCtatcatattaaaatattaaGGTTTTGTCTAGACTTTACAAAGTCTTAATTCAAACTTCACACATGTAATAGCCGCTTTCTCTTACCactttaattattatatatatacttaaacTTATATTCTTGTTCATATATACTTAGATTCGTGTTTTGTTTTGATCgaagaatttaattatttgtagacaaaaatatggaagaagtTGAGATACCACAATATTTTTTATGCCCGATATCACTTATGATCATGAAAGATCCGGTGACGACGGTGACCGGAATAACATACGATCGAGAAAGTATCGAGATGTGGTTGTTAACGGCGGAGGAAGAGGCGGAGGCGGAGGCCGAGGCGGTGACGTGTCCGGTGACAAAGCAGAAATTGCCTAGAGATACTGAGTTGTTGACACCAAACCATATGCTCCGGCGACTTATTCAAGCTTGGTGTATTGCCAATGCAAGTAAAGGGATTGACAGAATTCCAACTCCTAAATATCCTCTTGACAAATCCCATATGCTTCGACTCGTTCGTCAGGTAAATGAATTTAAATTCTATGCATTGAAGTATACAATAGTGTTTCATATTGTGCAGTATTTTATAACAAGCATGATCCGAGTCCTTGAACGTGTTACACTTGAATCCCATGAAAATATAATACTGCTGACATAAGTACCAGAAAATCATAAATCATGAGAAAAATCTATGGCTTGTACTACAAATATGTGGCATAAATTTTTGCACTATCATATTAAGTTATCTATAGTAACATATAGTAATTGTTTATAACAACCATGATTTGATAACTTGAAAGATAGAATCTACTATAATAAGTTAAATTATATTGACGTATAGTGTAAAATACTTTGCACTGAtagtatatataaattaaattccaGGTGAATAATCATCAAATTTGTGTTGAAGCGTTGAGGAAAATTGATGCTTTGGTGATTGAGAATGAGAAGAACAAGAAATGCTTAGAGGAAGTTGGTGTAATTAAGGCTATGATTTCTTTTATAGTGAAAAGTTTTAAGGAAAGAAAACTAATCACTAGTCTTGAACAAGCTTTGAGAATTTTTCACCTTGTTTGGAGCCCAACAACTAAAAATGAGCAACTTGTGAAGGAAAATCATGATCTAATTGAAGCTATTTTATGGATTCTAAGGAGtgaaatgatgaacaataatcaAGTTATTATCAAGACTCATGCAATGATGGTGTTGAAAAATGTCATAGAGGTCTCGAGTTCAAATCTTTTATCAGGGTTACAACCCGAGTTTTTTCAAGAAATGGTAAGTATATTACGAAAAGAAAGCAAATATCACATCTCTCAGCAAGCAACAAAAGTAGCATTACAAGTGCTAATAGATACTTGCCCATGGGGAAGAAACAAGCATAAAATCGTCGAATCGGGAGCCATTTTCGAGTTAATCGAGCTTGAATTATGTAACACAGAAAAAAGGGTTAGTGAattaatattttgtattttggcTCATTTATGTACCTGTGCTGACGGGAGAGCGGAGTTCTTGAAACATGCAGCTGGAATTGGTGTTGTTACTAAAAATACACTTAGGGTTTCTTCAACTACAGATGATTGTGCAATTCAAATTCTTGGATCAATTTCCAAATTTTCTGCAACAAAAGAAGTGTTGATTGAGATGTTGAGAATTGGAGCTGTTTCAAAACTTTGTATGGTGATTCAAGCAGATTGTGAAgattatttaaagaagaaagctatGGAGATTTTGAGGACACATTCTTATGCTTGGAGTAATTCTCCATGTGTACAAATTTATCTCTTGACTTGATATCCTGGATAATAGAGCCATAAGTTGGTCGTTTGGTACGCGGACTAAATTATCCCGAGATTATATTCCTAGGATTATAATTCTTGGACTAATTTATCCCTCTAGGTGGGATAAATAATCTCAAGTTTGATGAGATTTGTTCTGTGTTTGATTGACGGTCTAAATTTATCCTGGGATAAATTTATACCATTAAccaaataatataaattaaatcTCACACCTTATCCCCCGAGTACCAAACGACTAAATTCTTTGATTAttctattcttttctttttttaatgatACTTGTATAAATACAGAAACactctttcttctttatttctgtaTAACAATTTTAGTAAAGATAATATGATAGTAGGCTAATATGTAGTCGAGAGTGGTTTTTCCTATACCAGTAGTAATGTTAGTCTTATTTTCTAATATTGTTAGAGTTCTATTACTGTGTGCTCGTCTTTCGCTTCATTTTCCTAATATTTTGTTGTTACTATTTATTATTGCTATTTTCTTTTCATCTATACTTGAGCTGAAGGTTTATCGAAAACAACATCTTTACCTTgagggtaaggtttgcgtaccaCACTACTCTCTCCAAACTTCATTTGGGACTTGaatttgctgttgttgttgtaattctaGCAAGGATAatagcaatcccatatataaCTAAAGTTTATGAGCAAAGCAAATGGTTCTCCTTGTAAGTTTCAAGAATATAAATAGTACTCGTTATTCTTTTTTCTGTTTGCCTTTTTCGGTTTCTTTTACGTAATTGATTTGGAGTTTATTCTACATAGAGAGCCCGTTTTGGAGTATAATTATCGTTTTTACTACCCAACAAGAAAACCGAAGTTAATACACTTGTCTTTCTCATCTTCACGTCATTAGTATCGTTGTTATTATAATTCATGCTTAGCAGATAGACTAACCAAATGGAAATACATCAGAGATTATGAAGTTTGAAGAAGACCAGCTCAAAGTAATCTCAGCTAGAGGTTTATTAATGAAACTACCAGCTAtatccatttataagtagcttattacaAAAATTGGTTAATTCAAAATATATTACTAGTATTAGCCAATTATTatcaatattagccaattaggcCATACAACTGAAACAAAAAGCCCAACTTAACCCATTTGCCTCCTAGACCTTCATATTATCCGTAATTTATGTTCAAAAGCTTCAGAAACCTACACTCGTTCACATTTTTTGGTACTATGGGCTTTTGGCGGCGAAGATTGCGGCCCCACCCCTGGAAAATGGGCGATTTCCTCCAAGGTTGGAGTCATTTCACAGTCGGTGAAACGGAACACATTGTTTTCAGGATCCCAGTGCGGAATCAAAGCTTCAATCACATCCCTCATCGGCTTTATTGTAATCACGTGAACCAAATGTCTCAAGTATTTCTTTATCTGGTTTCGCCCATATTCCTTAAAGTCTCTCCACCAATCCCACAACAACTGTGGTATCTGATCGACAATCAGAAAATCTGGTATCCCTTCTGATCTGCGCCTCTTTTCAGACTTACCTCTTTCCTCACTCATGGTATACCTCTCTACCCAGACACGGGATTAGGCTTTGATCAAACATATTATTGACACACAAAAATTTTGATGTCTCGGGTTTTGACTCtataaaagaatataaataaataaaagctaaaCTATGGgactataaaaaaaaaatgatttagtattttttttatttttttattttttttttttgaaaattggggccggaaccgatgagattTTCCTACGTATCCACATCCTGGTAAGAaccagacccgcgtagttcggcaAAATCGActatattcttttttattttttttatgaaaattaatctttaaaaatcATATGCACTAAACCACatcatttttttctctcttcgttCAACTGATATAAGCTAAAGCCAGTCGACATGCAAGCTTCCCAAttaatgcaacaagtagcacgtaacatgacataatggtctcaacaaagCCTGTCCTAAAACAGAACTCGACCTCTGTGTCGAgcgctgctaagtcaaatgcacatgatgcaaataaagcatagcctactagggatattcattgcttgtggcttgttcttctaagtttgtaaatcctaaaggcgatggtatctagacctgggttacccgggcggacaacccgagccgaggagcgtcaagcgtcactagtagtagaacagcactggctagctaacggctctcccaCCTAAATacgtgtgactaaatccttcaccaaaagctggtaggctaact
It encodes the following:
- the LOC107791734 gene encoding E3 ubiquitin-protein ligase PUB23-like, which encodes MEEVEIPQYFLCPISLMIMKDPVTTVTGITYDRESIEMWLLTAEEEAEAEAEAVTCPVTKQKLPRDTELLTPNHMLRRLIQAWCIANASKGIDRIPTPKYPLDKSHMLRLVRQVNNHQICVEALRKIDALVIENEKNKKCLEEVGVIKAMISFIVKSFKERKLITSLEQALRIFHLVWSPTTKNEQLVKENHDLIEAILWILRSEMMNNNQVIIKTHAMMVLKNVIEVSSSNLLSGLQPEFFQEMVSILRKESKYHISQQATKVALQVLIDTCPWGRNKHKIVESGAIFELIELELCNTEKRVSELIFCILAHLCTCADGRAEFLKHAAGIGVVTKNTLRVSSTTDDCAIQILGSISKFSATKEVLIEMLRIGAVSKLCMVIQADCEDYLKKKAMEILRTHSYAWSNSPCVQIYLLT